The Coturnix japonica isolate 7356 chromosome 8, Coturnix japonica 2.1, whole genome shotgun sequence sequence GCCGCCAGCCGCGGTACCGCAGCCCCCCCCGGCCgcgcagcccccagccccgcagccccgctccTGCGCGCACAAGAGCCGCCGAGGCCCACTCGGCCCAGCCGAGCCTCGCGCTAACACCGCCCGCCGAGGCCCCGCGGCCCGAACCCTCGCGACAGAGATGGAGCGGCCCGGCCCGACCTGCCCAGCGGAGCAGCCGCCGGCCCTGAGGGCACGGACCGCATCCCTGCCCGCACAGCGCGGCCTCCCCGCCGCGCGCAGACAAAGCGCACGCGAAGCACCTGCTCCGGGAAAGCAGGCGGAGGTTCTCGCCGCTCACTCCCGTCTCTGCGGCCACCGATTCCCGTTCCCCGCTCCGTCCCGCCTCCCTCCGGCCGGGCTGCGCCTCGGGGGCTCCCACCGTCCCCGGCATCGTGACGCCCACCCGCTCACGGCATCTGCTCGGGGAAGCGAACTCCCGCCGCTGCCTCACGCTGCCAGCCCCGCACTGTAAACAGGCCGGGGGGCGGCACAGGCTCGGGCCCTCTCCGTCCACTGACGCTAGAGCCCGCTCCGCCTCACTCCCATACCGGGTGCTTACCGTAGGGAGGCGCGGAGGCTTCTCCTTTCCTCGCCATCGTCCCCCGGTGCCCTCCGCGCTACAGTAGCCCGCCGCTCAGCGCACTCTTTGTTGCTGCGAAGGCATGAGAGGAGGTGGCGGCCGcgcagccccgctccgctcTGTGGCTGGAATCGCCGCCCGCGCCCCGCGCCGACCCTCCTGTCCCGCCGGCACCGCGGCCGACGCCTGCGCCGAACTCGCGGGGGCGGTGCCCGAGCCGTGGGGGGGCGGCGGGCAGAGGGGGGCGCCGAGGGCAGGCGCCGGGCCGCAGGACGGCTGGGTACAGCCCGGTACAGCCCGCTGCAGCCCGGTACAGCCCCGTACAGCCCGGTACAGCCCGGTACAGCCCCGTACAGCCCGGTACAGCCCGGTACAGCCCCGTACAGCCCGGTACAGCCCGCTGCAGCCCGGTACAGCCCACCACCCCCTGCCCGGCCGCTCCGCTCTGACTCCGCCCGCGTCCAGTCCCGGTGGCAGCTCCCGCGGCACTTGAGCTCCGCGCTGCCGCCCGACGCCGGGCGATGCCGGGAGAAGCGCTCTGCCCTGCGGGACGTGAAGGGCGGCCGCAGGCTCGGCTCGGCTCTCTCTCGGGCCGATCACGCCACCGCCAAAGGGGAGGAGGTTCTCCTCCGCCCAGCCGTGCCCTGAGTCCAGGGGTCTCGTCACGGCGGTCCTGGAGCCGCGCTCTGCTCCGACCTCGGTCCCGTCGCATCACGAGCGGCTGCGGGAGGAACTTCCCGCCCCGGGCACCCGGCGGAGCTGTCCGGGCCGCCGTGCTGAGCCCGCAGAGCGGCTCCTGGTTCCTGCGAGGAGGGGGCGGGAGCTCGCAGGGGCCGCGAAGACCCGAAGCGCTCAGACGCGTGGATGTGCCCGCACAGATCCGGGATTTCAGCCTCCTGATCGACAGAAATCTTTGCACTTCAGTTCTGAGCGAGGCCGTTTTCATGATTCTGTCTACAAACTGAGCTGTGATCATAAACTCAGATCGGTTCCGACAAATGCAGACTACTTGCCATTAACTTTCCACCCACTTGTTTTAACTGAATGAAGCAATGATCATTTCAAGAGCAAGTAACCTGTTTGCTCAGATTCTTGTTCAGTGGTGGCTCCATGcactctttccttccttttttttttttttactttttacaaaACTTCTTACCAGCCATTCTTATTGTCTCCCAGTTCAATTTATTTCCTCCTACACTTATTcctatttgtatttcttttggtCTATTCCCATTCTTTATCCCAGTTACCTCACATGGCTGATTTCAGTCCACTACTGCCTCAGACTGTGTCCACATGAACAGTTTGGTTCTAACGAGTGCAGTTTTGAGGTGAATCTCCCAGGTTCGCCCCTGTTGTCCCTTAGTGCTTTGATTTACAGAGATTTGAAGGCATGTGAACTGAACTTTGGATTAAACTAACTAGAAGACATGATCTAGGAATGCACctgaggtgctccagcccttctttAGGGGTATGCAGTGTAACCCAAAGCCAAAAGCCACCAAAACGCCTTGTAGGTCTTGGATCCAACCGTTTTACGCTCCAATTCATTGGCACTGGTCTGCactattttctgaagaaaggcTTCTAAGAATCTCCTACAAGGAATGGCTGAGAAAGTTTGATTTCTTAAGTCTAGAGAaagctctgaggagaccttatagctgCCTTCCAGTGTTTAAAGAAGGCCTATGAAAATGATGGGGAGAGACTTTATCTGGGAGTGCAGTGACAGGACAACGTCACTGTCAATGTTTATAGGATTATATAGCCCTATGGTCTATGGATTATAGACTTGCACCTTATATGACCTATAGTCACAGGtcaatgtttataaataaaaaaggggaGGTTTAGTGTGACAACCTGGTTAAGAACTGACGTacttagaaaaaacaaaacaaaacaaactaacaaaaaagaAGCACTTATTTTTGACTGTCCTTCACATGCTGGCATAATATACTGTTTCTGTTGGATACTCTTAAGATCCTGTTCCAATCCAGTATGATTTTGTCTCCCATATGGGTCTGAGTCAGTGTTCGTAATTCATAATACAGTCATATCGGTTTTAATTAGGAAGAAAAGTGGCTTTGTTGTTGCTCGTTCGTTGAAATAACAGAGTATTCCTCACCCGTCCTGTGCTAATTTAACTCTTAATTACTCTTAATTAAAAACtcttaatttgcttttccttaaagACAACGTACAGAACCAGAAAGCTTTTCTAAACCGCTGCCGTGTTTACCACGACGCACAACAACACGCACTTTCCGACCGCACACGTTACGCGCGCACCCTCCCTTTCAATTCAGCGTTCGGCTGCGACGAGCCCGAGCGCCGCAGCCGCCGCAGGACCCAGGGCTGCCCAGCGCCCCGCCGGCCGCGGTGCGGCACAGAGGAGCGTCGCTCCAGGCCGTGCAGGCGGCGGCGGCCCGAGCTGTCCGAGCTGTCCGAGCTGTCCGAGCTGTCCGAGCTGTCCGAGCTGTCCGAGCTGTCCGACGGAGTCCCGTCCTGCTCACGGCTCGGTGTCGGGCCGGACGCGCGGGGCTGTGGGCGCAGCACCCGGCAGGCGGATCCCGGGCAGCCGCAGCGAGGCCCCGTCGGGCGCTACTTATTGCCGCGCCCCCCTGGTACCTCCCTCTTTCCGGGGCAGGCGGCGAAGATGGTAGGTGTGGTGTGGTGCTCCGCGTGGGGATGGCGGTGGACCAGGCCCATCCTGTGCTCCATCCCGTACTCCATCCTCCTTGTCCCAACCTCCGTGCTCGGTGGGTGCGGTGCCGGTGCACGCTGAGGGCCGCGATGACCGTAATGGCGCTAGTTCGAGGCCCTGTAGGCCCGGAGCTGTGTCTGCCGCTGTTCGGGGCTGGCTGCGGTCGGAGCCGAGTGCGGAGCGGCGAGGAGAACTTGCCGCGTTCGGCCTGTCCGCCCCGGCCGGGGCTGCGGCGGGTCCGGGAGCGCACAGCGGGCGCGGCCTCGTGGCGCGTGGTTGGGGCCCGTCGTGTTTGAGTGCGTCGGGGgaaactttgttttatttagcgTTACTTAAGAAACAAAACGCTACATATTCATACACATATtgtgtgcctccggtggcgcagtggttaaggacgccactttgtaacactggaggcccgggttcgaatccccctgtggcgcaagtggtagaagtgctgctctgctacatgaggctcgaatcccgggggttggactcgatgatctctaaggtcccttccaacccgcacaagactgtgatactgtatGATACTGTGATATTCGTGCTCATTCGCTGGGTAGGATTTAGCCAAAGTACTAGTGAAGTATAGAACCTTGACATACACAGAGAAATGTCCGATTCAGAGCAGTCAGTTGCTGCAGCGAACATTGGTGGAGACGTTCGTGGCTGCTGGAACTTGCCGAGCTGTCTGTGTAGCTGATGCCTCGTTGGTGCTTTTACAGGGGACGCCACAGAAGGATGTTATAATAAAACCAGATGCTCCGAGCACGTTGCTTTCAGAGAAGCATGCGGACTACATAGCATCGTATGGAACAAAAAAAGACGATTACGTGGGTATCAGTTTtgcttcagcacagctgtggtttTATTAATGGTACTAGGAAAACTTACTTGTTCTGTGCAGTCCAAAGTATAAGAGGAGGAAGGctttgttgatttcttttggTCTGTGATGGCTTTTGGCATGTATTATCTGAGCATAAATGTGAAGCTTATCATTTTAGCTCTAGAATTACTCTGAGACCTTGGAAATGAACTGCTAGTTATGCCTTCATCCTCCAGAATGCATGAGTAGAACTATAATCACATGTGGGTGCTTACTAGGCAGCACACTGAGGTGCATTGCAGCATTGCCCTGCGAGTACTGTGTGTAAGGAGTGCTTCTGACTGTTGTCACTTGTGTGGGTGTGATGGAGCACATGGCAAATGGATTTTATTTGGTGAGAAGCATCGATAACTGtgtattggggggggggggggaatttaGTATATGTAGGTATACGTGTACATACGTGTGTTTTTATGTGCACACATGCATAATACACAGAGTAAGGGTGACTAATACATTCTAAGTCATTTATGGGAttgaaaatatttgatgttACAAACTGTGTTTCCGTTGTTGTACTTCAATGGCATCTTTATCTGATGATGAACTAAAATAATGCACTTCTTAGGAGTACTGTATGTCTGAGTATTTGAGGATGAGTGGTGTTTACTGGGGGCTGACAGCAATGGATCTTATGGGACAGCTGCACCGaatgaacaaagaagaaattctggCATTTATCAAATCGTGTCAACATGAATGTGGTGGAATAAGTGCCAGCACAGGTCACGATCCTCATCTTCTGTATACCCTGAGTGCTGTCCAGGTAAAACTGATGTAGAAACAGCCATTTGTGAATAATGATATTGATGAAAGCAGATATCACTTCTAATGTTCATTTAATGATGAATTTGCTTTCTTGATAAATTTTATAACACTCctcttgaaatatttcttagcTATAGCATTTACTGGAATTTTGCACAATCCTGAACTTCGTAAACTTTTCTTGGTATATATGTTCAGAGTAATTTTATATGTGCACGTGCTCCAGAAACTTGATTCATATTAATAAATACGCATATGTGTATGCAATTACTATGTACCGTAACTGTAATATTAGATAAATACGTGGTTTATATTAGTGTGTGTTCAGCGTGTTTACATTCTACTATCATACAAATGGAACATCATAGTAGCCAGTTCTTGTTATGTTCctcaaatttcttttatttttgtaaactTAAAGTAATATCAATCTCCTAatcatttctttatttgatGTTTACTCCTTCCctgagaaaaatgaagtattttcaaTTGTATGTTTTCATCATAGCTGTCTCCAATGTAGATTTAATGTTTCACCATCTAGTCTGTTTTTATCCTAGTTCTTGCACAAACTGGGGTGGAAAATAACATGGAGAGACTGAAATGCTTCTAAAGAGTTGCTTAATTGATTACAAAGTGTATCTCTTCTTGAAGCTCGTGGAAGAAATACTTAAATGGTGTTACAAATAAATTAGGttttaagaaggaaatgttGGATCTAAGGTGTTGGGTTTGAAATATTCagacaggaaaatgttttcttgggTCAGTGATGATTGTTGGCATGTATTATCTGATCTAAAGGTGATGCTTATCAACACTTTAGCTCTAGAATTACTCTGAGACCCAGGAAACAAAAATTTCTTTAGGCAGCAGGCTTTGAGCTTTTCCAAACGCTCCAATCAAATTCCTTTTGTGAAGTCTAATTAAATATACAGAGAAGGAAGACAATTGGAGACCTAAATTTTATGAGGCATATAGCTCTTAGATTAATACTTCATATTATTAGGAGATATCTTTATGTCAGCAGTGCACCTCAGTATGTAAAGCTGAAAAGCATTAGCCATTGCTGATGTGAAGTTTTTAAATGTAATCAATATGTCTTAATGAGTGTGTGTGTCCTCGATTCACAGAATCTGTATCACTCCTGGTAGACTAACTGTAAGTGGTATTAGTTACCATTTGCTTCACTTACATGTGTACAAATAACAGTGCACAAACTGCAGATTTTAAATTCTGGAATGATTTATTGCAGCACAGAATTCACCCATAATCAAATCTCTTGTTATGCATAATgtgcatgtaaaaataaagaagccagATTATGGCTTTGAAAGGAGAGCTGGAAgttgaaaagcaataaaacataGAACAGCTCAACAAGAattgtcttcattttcacttgAGACATTTTTGGTTAGTGATAGTTGAATTTTAATGGGCCTAATCTAATTTTAACAAAACTTAACAAACAGGTACCAGTCAGAATCAGTTAAATGAACTGTCTAACAAATCTGgacttgtattttatttgttactGAAAGACTTAAATaacctttgtttctctttgattGTTACTATGGTGTTCTCTTCTAGATTCTCATCTTATATGAAAGTCTCCATGTTGTTGatgtaaataaaattgttgAATATATACAGAGCTTGCAGAAAGAAGATGGATCATTTGCTGGAGACAAATGGGGTAAATTTTAGATTGTAAAAATATACTGATTTTTGTTGACAGATGTAAGTCTATGAACTTAAGTTTTCTTGGATGATAGTTTTGCTTGTTTACTGTATATGAACACTTAGTTCCtgagttgtttttaaaaaggaaagaaaaaacaagtagTTTTGTGAAGGGCAAACTtaagttttctttcccttcGAAATATTCTAAATGTTCTAAGataattcctttaaaaatttttttaaatgtccaTCTATTAGAGAAAAAAACCTTTGGGCACTTGTGACTAACAGTACTTTTGTATGTTAGATGAACTattactgtttcttttgcttgctATTTCACGGCCCTCCTATGATCTTTATCCCATGAAAGACTATGAAGGGCAGGTTTCACTACAtggaagtgaggaaaaaatacaagattttttttcttactcatcCGTATCTGTTAATACTTTTGTTTATGCAAGTGAGTTCTTTATGAACAAAGGTAGTAGTTTTTAAGCTGTAGCATAACCATTGAATcagtaaaaatagtttttccCTGTGGAAAGCTTCATTTGATAGAAACTGTTGTGTCACTTGCTTTTCTAGTAAAATTTATCAGGCAGTATCATGCTCAGTATGTGTACACTACTGGAAAGCTAGTGATATCTTACCTTGTGCTTTAGGAGAATCACGTTATGAAATTTGTTGAGAATCAGTCTGCTGAAGGTTTTTTGGTTTAGCATCGAGGTACAAATGTGCTGAATAAAACTTGAAATTCAAGTTACTCTTATCTAATAACAAAAGTGGCTCCTAGTTCTGCTCAGGTATCAAAGAGCCCAAAGCATCAAAGGCTGACCTGATTTAGGTgttcttctatttgttttaaatcatccACTGCTCTGCCTTTATCCAGTAGGGTATTACAGCTAAACTTTTATATGTAGCTGTTTGCAAGTTACTGCTAGTTGAGCTGACTTGAATGCATATAGtgagttgtttgcttttttttattgagAAATAATCAGTGGATTGAAAAGTAAGCTGTATGGCGACAtttcttgttgttgctgtttttacgTTTGTTCCATATTTCAATGTTGATTTAAATGTATTGTTGTtactaatgaaaatatttcacttcctGCCCTCCGTGGTTTAGGAGAAATAGATACAAGGTTCTCCTTCTGTGCCGCAGCAACCCTTGCACTTCTTGTAAGTCCCAAAACATCACTTGaacaaatagtatttttttcattggtGTATAGCTGAAGTTAACCAACTTGGCTGAACGTAAAATATACTGGTTGCCTTTTTAACTTGCAGGGAAAACTGGATGCTATTGATGTGGGGAAGGCAGTAGAATTTGTTTTGTCCTGTATGAACTTTGATGGAGGATTTGGCTGTAGGCCAGGTTCTGAGTCACATGCAGGACAGgtgagttttattttatatggaaatatttaaaattattaaataccACAAGGTACctctgaatgtttgttttttggcatCAATCAGTGATGTCAGTTGATGGAACCTTTCTTGTTTCAAAAAAGACAGTTTCCAGTCTTTTAGTAAATGAACAAATAGGTGGACTCATCTGGGAAGTTGGTTAGGAACTCAGGAGGCTCTAatctaggaaagaaaaaataaataagggaaaaaTTTTTAGGACTGTTTCAGATTACCAGCATGATCTGAGTGACATCTAAATAGTGGTGCCAGTAGTTGGTGTGAGGTTTTAAAGAGTTTGGAATTGATATTAATATAGAcgttggaaaagaaaaacataattgggggagggaaaaaaacaaaacaaaaacagttgtGATGTGTCGCAGTGATTACCACAAATTCTAATGAAACATGCAAGTGAATTGTATAATATGTTTGATATCTATCAGATGAACTGAGGAATAAGTGGCAACTAAATCTTTAATCTCTTCAACTGCAAGAATTAGTTATTTGATTAAAGTAAATTATAACAAGTGGTGACTACCTGTTGCGTGATCCTcgaggacccttccaacacatGCCATTCTGCAAATATACATGAACATAGGCTAGTCACAGAGCTGTCATAAAGACCATGTCTGACCTTTAGAAAGCAGTTTGAGTGTTTTggcttgttttaaaatgaaccAGCATTGCTCTGCCTTTTCATCTTTTTGGAAATCTTAGTCTAGTATCTAACATCAGTAAGAAGTTCTGTAATTACTGCAGCTCTCTAAACAAAAGCAACTGTGAGATTAATGTCTGCCTTtcatggaaaaatgaaatttggCTAAAAGGTGAAGTGTGCTTATTTTGTATCCTGTTTGCAGGACTGTTTGAGATCTTCCTGAATTTAGTCTCTTTAActgtttagttttaaaatacacaaaacatttATGTCTGTAATTTTAGATCTATTGTTGCACAGGATTTCTGGCTATTACAGACCAGTTGCATCAAATAAACGTTGACTTGCTGGGTTGGTGGCTTTGTGAACGTCAGCTCCCTTCTGGAGGTCTCAATGGGCGACCGGAGAAGGTACTAGATGGCTTATTCTGTTTCAAagcttaatatatttttttctggaatacAGTGTTACTTTGATAAAATGCTTAGTAAACTCCTCAGGAGATTCAGgcctttgttttgttgcaaGCACTTAATTTACAGTTCATGGCTATTTGTAGTTTGCCTTTGTTTAGGAAAGTATGTGCACTGAAATATGTCTTGCTGACCAATTCAACCAGTGTCCTGTTAAATCAGGCTTTGAATATTTACTGATGATGGGAATGATCTCTTCTGTGGGATTTGTACAAAAATTGTTTCATTTGATCTGCATCATGTGTATAATAGTGTTTTATGTTACAGTAAGAAATTGTGTAACTTTGAATAATCCCCACTGGCAAATAAGCAGCTAATCAGtattcaaaaacatttaaaaaattaactagctttctttctttcttttttctttctttttttttcttttttttttttttggatatgAAGCTTGTTGTCTTTGCTCATGAAGAAGGTGATGTAGATTTATAACTTGTCCCACATGAGATGAAGGTTGTTTCAAAATAACATTCTTGTGGTCTTGTCTTTTGAAAATGGCAAGAAGTTATCTAAAAAGAAACTGCATTCAGAAACTGCTTCCTGTACTCCAGAGAAGCATTGTTAGTATGCAGCGATGTTATGATAGCACAGCTAAGAGTTAATAGAATCACAAATAACTTTGTAATGTCATGTTAACGATGAAATCAAATAAtactctgcttctctgtttgctaGTTACCTGATGTATGTTATTCGTGGTGGGTTCTGGCATCTCTGAAGATGATTGGCAGATTACATTGGATTGACAGAGAGAAACTGCGTGGCTTTATTTTGGCTTGCCAGGACGAGGAGACTGGAGGATTTGCTGACAGACCAGGAGATATGGTAAATAAACTTCAGTTAAGTCAAGTGTGTGTAATAGAAATTCTCAACATGTTTGAATGTAGCACGTGATCTAGATATTGGTGTTTTGCAGAACTGCAACatctg is a genomic window containing:
- the RABGGTB gene encoding geranylgeranyl transferase type-2 subunit beta — encoded protein: MGTPQKDVIIKPDAPSTLLSEKHADYIASYGTKKDDYEYCMSEYLRMSGVYWGLTAMDLMGQLHRMNKEEILAFIKSCQHECGGISASTGHDPHLLYTLSAVQILILYESLHVVDVNKIVEYIQSLQKEDGSFAGDKWGEIDTRFSFCAAATLALLGKLDAIDVGKAVEFVLSCMNFDGGFGCRPGSESHAGQIYCCTGFLAITDQLHQINVDLLGWWLCERQLPSGGLNGRPEKLPDVCYSWWVLASLKMIGRLHWIDREKLRGFILACQDEETGGFADRPGDMVDPFHTLFGIAGLSLLGEEQIKAVNPVFCMPEDVLRRINVQPELVS